From Drosophila subpulchrella strain 33 F10 #4 breed RU33 unplaced genomic scaffold, RU_Dsub_v1.1 Primary Assembly Seq354, whole genome shotgun sequence, the proteins below share one genomic window:
- the LOC119561088 gene encoding phosphatidylinositol-binding clathrin assembly protein LAP isoform X16 yields MTMAGQTINDRLLAARHSLAGQGLAKSVCKATTEECIGPKKKHLDYLVHCTNEPNVSIPHLANLLIERSQNANWVVVYKSLITTHHLMAYGNERFMQYLASSNSTFNLSSFLDKGTVQDGGMGVPGGRMGYDMSPFIRRYAKYLNEKSLSYRAMAFDFCKVKRGKEEGSLRSMNAEKLLKTLPVLQAQLDALLEFDCQSNDLSNGVINMSFMLLFRDLIRLFACYNDGIINLLEKYFDMNKKHARDALDLYKKFLVRMDRVGEFLKVAENVGIDKGDIPDLTKAPSSLLDALEQHLATLEGRKVSAANTPTQSSSSAFGTAAASSKFDNTNGIDEQLKAQVLAEEEAAMNQYKSKVSSPTSSGAAGASAALTNPFLSSPPAAQAGQPIVDLFGAASAQPAAAAAATKASDDLLQLGNPFADMFEASGGGGAAAAGATGAALNANNLWMHNNGFNGASVSSAAATNAFVSDSNFSSVFGNTEPAGYSSNSSSILALQQQQHHQQHQQQLHQQQQQQPPAGTGKIITGDLDSSLMSLVDNLNINKTASAKPVQWNSPKNTAKPGANWTPQPMAATTGAGYRPMAHGMTVSPAPITINHPYIHASYPVMPNYMQGMPVMGQPSMMGQSAAPLTGAQPTMMAAPHSNATGIMQPIQPTQNGGNKGVPLDPFGAL; encoded by the exons ATGACCATGGCAGGGCAAACGATCAACGACAGGCTGCTGGCCGCCCGTCACAGCCTTGCGGGCCAAGGACTCGCCAAGTCCGTTTGCAAGGCCACCACGGAGGAATGCATAGGCCCAAAGAAGAAGCACTTGGACT ATTTGGTGCACTGCACAAACGAGCCGAATGTGTCGATACCTCATCTGGCCAATTTACTTATCGAGCGTTCTCAGAATGCCAACTGGGTTGTCGTCTACAAGTCGCTGATAACCACACATCATCTGATGGCATATGGCAATGAG cgTTTTATGCAATACCTGGCGTCAAGCAATTCTACATTCAATCTCAGCTCCTTTCTGGATAAAGGAACTGTACAAG ATGGTGGCATGGGCGTTCCGGGTGGCAGAATGG GTTACGACATGTCGCCCTTCATTCGACGCTACGCCAAATATTTGAACGAGAAGTCGCTCTCCTATCGAGCCATGGCCTTTGACTTTTGCAAAGTCAAGCGAGG CAAAGAGGAGGGCTCGCTGCGCAGCATGAATGCCGAAAAACTTCTGAAGACTTTGCCAGTTTTGCAGGCACAATTGGATGCACTTCTGGAGTTCGACTGCCAATCCAACGATTTGTCCAATG GAGTCATCAATATGAGCTTTATGCTCTTGTTTCGTGATCTCATACGACTGTTTGCTTGCTACAATGATGGCATTATTAATTTgcttgaaaaatattttgatatgaACAAGAAACATGCGCGCGATGCGTTAGATCTGTACAAGAAGTTCTTGGTGCGCATGGATCGTGTTGGAGAGTTCTTAAAAGTGGCAGAG AATGTGGGCATTGACAAGGGTGATATTCCCGATTTGACCAAGGCGCCAAGCTCGTTGTTAGATGCTTTGGAGCAGCACTTGGCCACGCTGGAGGGCCGTAAAGTATCCGCAGCTAATACGCCCACACAGTCATCGAG CTCTGCATTTGGTACTGCGGCTGCTTCTAGCAAATTCGATAACACCAATGGCATTGACGAGCAGCTCAAGGCCCAGGTGCTGGCCGAGGAGGAGGCCGCCATGAACCAGTACAAG TCCAAGGTATCGTCGCCCACCAGCAGCGGTGCTGCTGGCGCTAGCGCTGCACTAACAAATCCATTTCTATCGTCCCCGCCAGCCGCACAGGCTGGCCAGCCGATAGTTGATCTGTTCGGTGCCGCGTCGGCGCAgcccgctgctgctgcagcagccACCAAGGCCTCCGACGACCTGCTGCAGTTGGGCAATCCCTTCGCCGACATGTTTGAAGCCAGCGGTGGCGGCGGAGCAGCCGCTGCAGGAGCCACAGGTGCTGCACTCAATGCCAATAATTTGTGGATGCATAATAATG GTTTCAATGGCGCTTCAGTTTCCTCCGCTGCTGCTACAAATGCATTCGTTTCCGATAGTAATTTCTCATCCGTTTTTGGTAATACGGAACCGGCAG GTTACTCCAGCAATAGCAGTTCGATCCTAGCGttacaacagcagcagcaccaccagcaacaccagcagcaactgcaccagcagcaacagcagcagccgccGGCTGGCACTGGGAAGATAATAACCGGCGACTTGGATAGTTCACTAATGTCACTAGTTGATAacttaaatataaacaaaacgGCAAGCGCAAA ACCTGTGCAATGGAATTCACCTAAAAATACAGCGAAACCAGGTGCTAATTGGACACCCCAACCAATGGCGGCTACTACTGGTGCTGGCTATCGTCCAATG GCACATGGCATGACCGTAAGTCCTGCGCCAATCACAATCAATCATCCGTATATACATGCTAGTTATCCTGTAATGCCAAATTATATGCAG GGAATGCCGGTGATGGGCCAGCCAAGTATGATGGGGCAGTCAGCAGCCCCTTTGACTGGGGCGCAACCGACGATGATGGCGGCGCCGCACAGTAATGCGACGGGCATCATGCAACCCATCCAGCCAACGCAGAACGGCGGCAATAAAGGCGTCCCACTCGACCCATTTGGTGCGTTATAA
- the LOC119561088 gene encoding phosphatidylinositol-binding clathrin assembly protein LAP isoform X9, with amino-acid sequence MTMAGQTINDRLLAARHSLAGQGLAKSVCKATTEECIGPKKKHLDYLVHCTNEPNVSIPHLANLLIERSQNANWVVVYKSLITTHHLMAYGNERFMQYLASSNSTFNLSSFLDKGTVQDGGMGVPGGRMGYDMSPFIRRYAKYLNEKSLSYRAMAFDFCKVKRGKEEGSLRSMNAEKLLKTLPVLQAQLDALLEFDCQSNDLSNGVINMSFMLLFRDLIRLFACYNDGIINLLEKYFDMNKKHARDALDLYKKFLVRMDRVGEFLKVAENVGIDKGDIPDLTKAPSSLLDALEQHLATLEGRKVSAANTPTQSSSNQRNVKSAVSALSSTSSAFGTAAASSKFDNTNGIDEQLKAQVLAEEEAAMNQYKSKVSSPTSSGAAGASAALTNPFLSSPPAAQAGQPIVDLFGAASAQPAAAAAATKASDDLLQLGNPFADMFEASGGGGAAAAGATGAALNANNLWMHNNGFNGASVSSAAATNAFVSDSNFSSVFGNTEPAGFDALGDVLKPASASNNSNQMNVVATGYSSNSSSILALQQQQHHQQHQQQLHQQQQQQPPAGTGKIITGDLDSSLMSLVDNLNINKTASAKPVQWNSPKNTAKPGANWTPQPMAATTGAGYRPMAHGMTVSPAPITINHPYIHASYPVMPNYMQGMPVMGQPSMMGQSAAPLTGAQPTMMAAPHSNATGIMQPIQPTQNGGNKGVPLDPFGAL; translated from the exons ATGACCATGGCAGGGCAAACGATCAACGACAGGCTGCTGGCCGCCCGTCACAGCCTTGCGGGCCAAGGACTCGCCAAGTCCGTTTGCAAGGCCACCACGGAGGAATGCATAGGCCCAAAGAAGAAGCACTTGGACT ATTTGGTGCACTGCACAAACGAGCCGAATGTGTCGATACCTCATCTGGCCAATTTACTTATCGAGCGTTCTCAGAATGCCAACTGGGTTGTCGTCTACAAGTCGCTGATAACCACACATCATCTGATGGCATATGGCAATGAG cgTTTTATGCAATACCTGGCGTCAAGCAATTCTACATTCAATCTCAGCTCCTTTCTGGATAAAGGAACTGTACAAG ATGGTGGCATGGGCGTTCCGGGTGGCAGAATGG GTTACGACATGTCGCCCTTCATTCGACGCTACGCCAAATATTTGAACGAGAAGTCGCTCTCCTATCGAGCCATGGCCTTTGACTTTTGCAAAGTCAAGCGAGG CAAAGAGGAGGGCTCGCTGCGCAGCATGAATGCCGAAAAACTTCTGAAGACTTTGCCAGTTTTGCAGGCACAATTGGATGCACTTCTGGAGTTCGACTGCCAATCCAACGATTTGTCCAATG GAGTCATCAATATGAGCTTTATGCTCTTGTTTCGTGATCTCATACGACTGTTTGCTTGCTACAATGATGGCATTATTAATTTgcttgaaaaatattttgatatgaACAAGAAACATGCGCGCGATGCGTTAGATCTGTACAAGAAGTTCTTGGTGCGCATGGATCGTGTTGGAGAGTTCTTAAAAGTGGCAGAG AATGTGGGCATTGACAAGGGTGATATTCCCGATTTGACCAAGGCGCCAAGCTCGTTGTTAGATGCTTTGGAGCAGCACTTGGCCACGCTGGAGGGCCGTAAAGTATCCGCAGCTAATACGCCCACACAGTCATCGAG CAATCAGCGCAATGTAAAATCCGCTGTCTCTGCCCTCTCTTCTACCAGCTCTGCATTTGGTACTGCGGCTGCTTCTAGCAAATTCGATAACACCAATGGCATTGACGAGCAGCTCAAGGCCCAGGTGCTGGCCGAGGAGGAGGCCGCCATGAACCAGTACAAG TCCAAGGTATCGTCGCCCACCAGCAGCGGTGCTGCTGGCGCTAGCGCTGCACTAACAAATCCATTTCTATCGTCCCCGCCAGCCGCACAGGCTGGCCAGCCGATAGTTGATCTGTTCGGTGCCGCGTCGGCGCAgcccgctgctgctgcagcagccACCAAGGCCTCCGACGACCTGCTGCAGTTGGGCAATCCCTTCGCCGACATGTTTGAAGCCAGCGGTGGCGGCGGAGCAGCCGCTGCAGGAGCCACAGGTGCTGCACTCAATGCCAATAATTTGTGGATGCATAATAATG GTTTCAATGGCGCTTCAGTTTCCTCCGCTGCTGCTACAAATGCATTCGTTTCCGATAGTAATTTCTCATCCGTTTTTGGTAATACGGAACCGGCAG GCTTCGACGCCTTGGGCGATGTTCTCAAGCCGGCCTCagccagcaacaacagcaatcaAATGAACGTTGTCGCCACAGGTTACTCCAGCAATAGCAGTTCGATCCTAGCGttacaacagcagcagcaccaccagcaacaccagcagcaactgcaccagcagcaacagcagcagccgccGGCTGGCACTGGGAAGATAATAACCGGCGACTTGGATAGTTCACTAATGTCACTAGTTGATAacttaaatataaacaaaacgGCAAGCGCAAA ACCTGTGCAATGGAATTCACCTAAAAATACAGCGAAACCAGGTGCTAATTGGACACCCCAACCAATGGCGGCTACTACTGGTGCTGGCTATCGTCCAATG GCACATGGCATGACCGTAAGTCCTGCGCCAATCACAATCAATCATCCGTATATACATGCTAGTTATCCTGTAATGCCAAATTATATGCAG GGAATGCCGGTGATGGGCCAGCCAAGTATGATGGGGCAGTCAGCAGCCCCTTTGACTGGGGCGCAACCGACGATGATGGCGGCGCCGCACAGTAATGCGACGGGCATCATGCAACCCATCCAGCCAACGCAGAACGGCGGCAATAAAGGCGTCCCACTCGACCCATTTGGTGCGTTATAA
- the LOC119561088 gene encoding phosphatidylinositol-binding clathrin assembly protein LAP isoform X17, translated as MTMAGQTINDRLLAARHSLAGQGLAKSVCKATTEECIGPKKKHLDYLVHCTNEPNVSIPHLANLLIERSQNANWVVVYKSLITTHHLMAYGNERFMQYLASSNSTFNLSSFLDKGTVQDGGMGVPGGRMGYDMSPFIRRYAKYLNEKSLSYRAMAFDFCKVKRGKEEGSLRSMNAEKLLKTLPVLQAQLDALLEFDCQSNDLSNGVINMSFMLLFRDLIRLFACYNDGIINLLEKYFDMNKKHARDALDLYKKFLVRMDRVGEFLKVAENVGIDKGDIPDLTKAPSSLLDALEQHLATLEGRKVSAANTPTQSSSNQRNVKSAVSALSSTSSAFGTAAASSKFDNTNGIDEQLKAQVLAEEEAAMNQYKSKVSSPTSSGAAGASAALTNPFLSSPPAAQAGQPIVDLFGAASAQPAAAAAATKASDDLLQLGNPFADMFEASGGGGAAAAGATGFDALGDVLKPASASNNSNQMNVVATGYSSNSSSILALQQQQHHQQHQQQLHQQQQQQPPAGTGKIITGDLDSSLMSLVDNLNINKTASAKPVQWNSPKNTAKPGANWTPQPMAATTGAGYRPMAHGMTVSPAPITINHPYIHASYPVMPNYMQGMPVMGQPSMMGQSAAPLTGAQPTMMAAPHSNATGIMQPIQPTQNGGNKGVPLDPFGAL; from the exons ATGACCATGGCAGGGCAAACGATCAACGACAGGCTGCTGGCCGCCCGTCACAGCCTTGCGGGCCAAGGACTCGCCAAGTCCGTTTGCAAGGCCACCACGGAGGAATGCATAGGCCCAAAGAAGAAGCACTTGGACT ATTTGGTGCACTGCACAAACGAGCCGAATGTGTCGATACCTCATCTGGCCAATTTACTTATCGAGCGTTCTCAGAATGCCAACTGGGTTGTCGTCTACAAGTCGCTGATAACCACACATCATCTGATGGCATATGGCAATGAG cgTTTTATGCAATACCTGGCGTCAAGCAATTCTACATTCAATCTCAGCTCCTTTCTGGATAAAGGAACTGTACAAG ATGGTGGCATGGGCGTTCCGGGTGGCAGAATGG GTTACGACATGTCGCCCTTCATTCGACGCTACGCCAAATATTTGAACGAGAAGTCGCTCTCCTATCGAGCCATGGCCTTTGACTTTTGCAAAGTCAAGCGAGG CAAAGAGGAGGGCTCGCTGCGCAGCATGAATGCCGAAAAACTTCTGAAGACTTTGCCAGTTTTGCAGGCACAATTGGATGCACTTCTGGAGTTCGACTGCCAATCCAACGATTTGTCCAATG GAGTCATCAATATGAGCTTTATGCTCTTGTTTCGTGATCTCATACGACTGTTTGCTTGCTACAATGATGGCATTATTAATTTgcttgaaaaatattttgatatgaACAAGAAACATGCGCGCGATGCGTTAGATCTGTACAAGAAGTTCTTGGTGCGCATGGATCGTGTTGGAGAGTTCTTAAAAGTGGCAGAG AATGTGGGCATTGACAAGGGTGATATTCCCGATTTGACCAAGGCGCCAAGCTCGTTGTTAGATGCTTTGGAGCAGCACTTGGCCACGCTGGAGGGCCGTAAAGTATCCGCAGCTAATACGCCCACACAGTCATCGAG CAATCAGCGCAATGTAAAATCCGCTGTCTCTGCCCTCTCTTCTACCAGCTCTGCATTTGGTACTGCGGCTGCTTCTAGCAAATTCGATAACACCAATGGCATTGACGAGCAGCTCAAGGCCCAGGTGCTGGCCGAGGAGGAGGCCGCCATGAACCAGTACAAG TCCAAGGTATCGTCGCCCACCAGCAGCGGTGCTGCTGGCGCTAGCGCTGCACTAACAAATCCATTTCTATCGTCCCCGCCAGCCGCACAGGCTGGCCAGCCGATAGTTGATCTGTTCGGTGCCGCGTCGGCGCAgcccgctgctgctgcagcagccACCAAGGCCTCCGACGACCTGCTGCAGTTGGGCAATCCCTTCGCCGACATGTTTGAAGCCAGCGGTGGCGGCGGAGCAGCCGCTGCAGGAGCCACAG GCTTCGACGCCTTGGGCGATGTTCTCAAGCCGGCCTCagccagcaacaacagcaatcaAATGAACGTTGTCGCCACAGGTTACTCCAGCAATAGCAGTTCGATCCTAGCGttacaacagcagcagcaccaccagcaacaccagcagcaactgcaccagcagcaacagcagcagccgccGGCTGGCACTGGGAAGATAATAACCGGCGACTTGGATAGTTCACTAATGTCACTAGTTGATAacttaaatataaacaaaacgGCAAGCGCAAA ACCTGTGCAATGGAATTCACCTAAAAATACAGCGAAACCAGGTGCTAATTGGACACCCCAACCAATGGCGGCTACTACTGGTGCTGGCTATCGTCCAATG GCACATGGCATGACCGTAAGTCCTGCGCCAATCACAATCAATCATCCGTATATACATGCTAGTTATCCTGTAATGCCAAATTATATGCAG GGAATGCCGGTGATGGGCCAGCCAAGTATGATGGGGCAGTCAGCAGCCCCTTTGACTGGGGCGCAACCGACGATGATGGCGGCGCCGCACAGTAATGCGACGGGCATCATGCAACCCATCCAGCCAACGCAGAACGGCGGCAATAAAGGCGTCCCACTCGACCCATTTGGTGCGTTATAA
- the LOC119561088 gene encoding phosphatidylinositol-binding clathrin assembly protein LAP isoform X18, which translates to MTMAGQTINDRLLAARHSLAGQGLAKSVCKATTEECIGPKKKHLDYLVHCTNEPNVSIPHLANLLIERSQNANWVVVYKSLITTHHLMAYGNERFMQYLASSNSTFNLSSFLDKGTVQDGGMGVPGGRMGYDMSPFIRRYAKYLNEKSLSYRAMAFDFCKVKRGKEEGSLRSMNAEKLLKTLPVLQAQLDALLEFDCQSNDLSNGVINMSFMLLFRDLIRLFACYNDGIINLLEKYFDMNKKHARDALDLYKKFLVRMDRVGEFLKVAENVGIDKGDIPDLTKAPSSLLDALEQHLATLEGRKVSAANTPTQSSSNQRNVKSAVSALSSTSSAFGTAAASSKFDNTNGIDEQLKAQVLAEEEAAMNQYKSKVSSPTSSGAAGASAALTNPFLSSPPAAQAGQPIVDLFGAASAQPAAAAAATKASDDLLQLGNPFADMFEASGGGGAAAAGATGAALNANNLWMHNNGFNGASVSSAAATNAFVSDSNFSSVFGNTEPAASSSLPNPFFDDMSLPQANLAAASVAAPFGNNINFMDQQLQQQQQAAFYVQQQQQHQLQLQQQQQHRQQLPQQQAILPPSMSAAQFPPGNAGDGPAKYDGAVSSPFDWGATDDDGGAAQ; encoded by the exons ATGACCATGGCAGGGCAAACGATCAACGACAGGCTGCTGGCCGCCCGTCACAGCCTTGCGGGCCAAGGACTCGCCAAGTCCGTTTGCAAGGCCACCACGGAGGAATGCATAGGCCCAAAGAAGAAGCACTTGGACT ATTTGGTGCACTGCACAAACGAGCCGAATGTGTCGATACCTCATCTGGCCAATTTACTTATCGAGCGTTCTCAGAATGCCAACTGGGTTGTCGTCTACAAGTCGCTGATAACCACACATCATCTGATGGCATATGGCAATGAG cgTTTTATGCAATACCTGGCGTCAAGCAATTCTACATTCAATCTCAGCTCCTTTCTGGATAAAGGAACTGTACAAG ATGGTGGCATGGGCGTTCCGGGTGGCAGAATGG GTTACGACATGTCGCCCTTCATTCGACGCTACGCCAAATATTTGAACGAGAAGTCGCTCTCCTATCGAGCCATGGCCTTTGACTTTTGCAAAGTCAAGCGAGG CAAAGAGGAGGGCTCGCTGCGCAGCATGAATGCCGAAAAACTTCTGAAGACTTTGCCAGTTTTGCAGGCACAATTGGATGCACTTCTGGAGTTCGACTGCCAATCCAACGATTTGTCCAATG GAGTCATCAATATGAGCTTTATGCTCTTGTTTCGTGATCTCATACGACTGTTTGCTTGCTACAATGATGGCATTATTAATTTgcttgaaaaatattttgatatgaACAAGAAACATGCGCGCGATGCGTTAGATCTGTACAAGAAGTTCTTGGTGCGCATGGATCGTGTTGGAGAGTTCTTAAAAGTGGCAGAG AATGTGGGCATTGACAAGGGTGATATTCCCGATTTGACCAAGGCGCCAAGCTCGTTGTTAGATGCTTTGGAGCAGCACTTGGCCACGCTGGAGGGCCGTAAAGTATCCGCAGCTAATACGCCCACACAGTCATCGAG CAATCAGCGCAATGTAAAATCCGCTGTCTCTGCCCTCTCTTCTACCAGCTCTGCATTTGGTACTGCGGCTGCTTCTAGCAAATTCGATAACACCAATGGCATTGACGAGCAGCTCAAGGCCCAGGTGCTGGCCGAGGAGGAGGCCGCCATGAACCAGTACAAG TCCAAGGTATCGTCGCCCACCAGCAGCGGTGCTGCTGGCGCTAGCGCTGCACTAACAAATCCATTTCTATCGTCCCCGCCAGCCGCACAGGCTGGCCAGCCGATAGTTGATCTGTTCGGTGCCGCGTCGGCGCAgcccgctgctgctgcagcagccACCAAGGCCTCCGACGACCTGCTGCAGTTGGGCAATCCCTTCGCCGACATGTTTGAAGCCAGCGGTGGCGGCGGAGCAGCCGCTGCAGGAGCCACAGGTGCTGCACTCAATGCCAATAATTTGTGGATGCATAATAATG GTTTCAATGGCGCTTCAGTTTCCTCCGCTGCTGCTACAAATGCATTCGTTTCCGATAGTAATTTCTCATCCGTTTTTGGTAATACGGAACCGGCAG CTTCGTCGTCGTTGCCAAATCCATTTTTCGATGATATGTCGTTGCCCCAAGCCAACCTCGCTgctgcatctgttgctgcGCCCTTTGGCAACAATATCAATTTCATGGATCAACAgttgcagcaacaacagcaagcGGCATTTTatgtgcagcagcagcagcaacaccaattGCAActacagcaacagcagcaacaccggCAGCAATTGCCGCAACAGCAAGCGATATTGCCACCTTCCATGTCAGCAGCTCAGTTTCCACCAG GGAATGCCGGTGATGGGCCAGCCAAGTATGATGGGGCAGTCAGCAGCCCCTTTGACTGGGGCGCAACCGACGATGATGGCGGCGCCGCACAGTAA
- the LOC119561088 gene encoding phosphatidylinositol-binding clathrin assembly protein LAP isoform X11, whose translation MTMAGQTINDRLLAARHSLAGQGLAKSVCKATTEECIGPKKKHLDYLVHCTNEPNVSIPHLANLLIERSQNANWVVVYKSLITTHHLMAYGNERFMQYLASSNSTFNLSSFLDKGTVQDGGMGVPGGRMGYDMSPFIRRYAKYLNEKSLSYRAMAFDFCKVKRGKEEGSLRSMNAEKLLKTLPVLQAQLDALLEFDCQSNDLSNGVINMSFMLLFRDLIRLFACYNDGIINLLEKYFDMNKKHARDALDLYKKFLVRMDRVGEFLKVAENVGIDKGDIPDLTKAPSSLLDALEQHLATLEGRKVSAANTPTQSSSNQRNVKSAVSALSSTSSAFGTAAASSKFDNTNGIDEQLKAQVLAEEEAAMNQYKSKVSSPTSSGAAGASAALTNPFLSSPPAAQAGQPIVDLFGAASAQPAAAAAATKASDDLLQLGNPFADMFEASGGGGAAAAGATGFNGASVSSAAATNAFVSDSNFSSVFGNTEPAGFDALGDVLKPASASNNSNQMNVVATGYSSNSSSILALQQQQHHQQHQQQLHQQQQQQPPAGTGKIITGDLDSSLMSLVDNLNINKTASAKPVQWNSPKNTAKPGANWTPQPMAATTGAGYRPMAHGMTVSPAPITINHPYIHASYPVMPNYMQGMPVMGQPSMMGQSAAPLTGAQPTMMAAPHSNATGIMQPIQPTQNGGNKGVPLDPFGAL comes from the exons ATGACCATGGCAGGGCAAACGATCAACGACAGGCTGCTGGCCGCCCGTCACAGCCTTGCGGGCCAAGGACTCGCCAAGTCCGTTTGCAAGGCCACCACGGAGGAATGCATAGGCCCAAAGAAGAAGCACTTGGACT ATTTGGTGCACTGCACAAACGAGCCGAATGTGTCGATACCTCATCTGGCCAATTTACTTATCGAGCGTTCTCAGAATGCCAACTGGGTTGTCGTCTACAAGTCGCTGATAACCACACATCATCTGATGGCATATGGCAATGAG cgTTTTATGCAATACCTGGCGTCAAGCAATTCTACATTCAATCTCAGCTCCTTTCTGGATAAAGGAACTGTACAAG ATGGTGGCATGGGCGTTCCGGGTGGCAGAATGG GTTACGACATGTCGCCCTTCATTCGACGCTACGCCAAATATTTGAACGAGAAGTCGCTCTCCTATCGAGCCATGGCCTTTGACTTTTGCAAAGTCAAGCGAGG CAAAGAGGAGGGCTCGCTGCGCAGCATGAATGCCGAAAAACTTCTGAAGACTTTGCCAGTTTTGCAGGCACAATTGGATGCACTTCTGGAGTTCGACTGCCAATCCAACGATTTGTCCAATG GAGTCATCAATATGAGCTTTATGCTCTTGTTTCGTGATCTCATACGACTGTTTGCTTGCTACAATGATGGCATTATTAATTTgcttgaaaaatattttgatatgaACAAGAAACATGCGCGCGATGCGTTAGATCTGTACAAGAAGTTCTTGGTGCGCATGGATCGTGTTGGAGAGTTCTTAAAAGTGGCAGAG AATGTGGGCATTGACAAGGGTGATATTCCCGATTTGACCAAGGCGCCAAGCTCGTTGTTAGATGCTTTGGAGCAGCACTTGGCCACGCTGGAGGGCCGTAAAGTATCCGCAGCTAATACGCCCACACAGTCATCGAG CAATCAGCGCAATGTAAAATCCGCTGTCTCTGCCCTCTCTTCTACCAGCTCTGCATTTGGTACTGCGGCTGCTTCTAGCAAATTCGATAACACCAATGGCATTGACGAGCAGCTCAAGGCCCAGGTGCTGGCCGAGGAGGAGGCCGCCATGAACCAGTACAAG TCCAAGGTATCGTCGCCCACCAGCAGCGGTGCTGCTGGCGCTAGCGCTGCACTAACAAATCCATTTCTATCGTCCCCGCCAGCCGCACAGGCTGGCCAGCCGATAGTTGATCTGTTCGGTGCCGCGTCGGCGCAgcccgctgctgctgcagcagccACCAAGGCCTCCGACGACCTGCTGCAGTTGGGCAATCCCTTCGCCGACATGTTTGAAGCCAGCGGTGGCGGCGGAGCAGCCGCTGCAGGAGCCACAG GTTTCAATGGCGCTTCAGTTTCCTCCGCTGCTGCTACAAATGCATTCGTTTCCGATAGTAATTTCTCATCCGTTTTTGGTAATACGGAACCGGCAG GCTTCGACGCCTTGGGCGATGTTCTCAAGCCGGCCTCagccagcaacaacagcaatcaAATGAACGTTGTCGCCACAGGTTACTCCAGCAATAGCAGTTCGATCCTAGCGttacaacagcagcagcaccaccagcaacaccagcagcaactgcaccagcagcaacagcagcagccgccGGCTGGCACTGGGAAGATAATAACCGGCGACTTGGATAGTTCACTAATGTCACTAGTTGATAacttaaatataaacaaaacgGCAAGCGCAAA ACCTGTGCAATGGAATTCACCTAAAAATACAGCGAAACCAGGTGCTAATTGGACACCCCAACCAATGGCGGCTACTACTGGTGCTGGCTATCGTCCAATG GCACATGGCATGACCGTAAGTCCTGCGCCAATCACAATCAATCATCCGTATATACATGCTAGTTATCCTGTAATGCCAAATTATATGCAG GGAATGCCGGTGATGGGCCAGCCAAGTATGATGGGGCAGTCAGCAGCCCCTTTGACTGGGGCGCAACCGACGATGATGGCGGCGCCGCACAGTAATGCGACGGGCATCATGCAACCCATCCAGCCAACGCAGAACGGCGGCAATAAAGGCGTCCCACTCGACCCATTTGGTGCGTTATAA